One genomic segment of Amycolatopsis sp. Hca4 includes these proteins:
- a CDS encoding bifunctional 2-polyprenyl-6-hydroxyphenol methylase/3-demethylubiquinol 3-O-methyltransferase UbiG codes for MPFNHNDHYHPLLLDLLPPGPGIALDVGCGTGRFARRLAATGMAVEAVDVSAAMVAAAAGLGSPGPGEIVYRQADVTTDPLPEAHYDYISCLASLHHMPFETVAKLRRALVPGGVLVVLGLAKPSTPADWAKVVAAVPVNALARLVVYAGERLNGGPEEGPKAPVVDDYPTLAELRRESARLLPGSTVRSLLFWRTLITYREHGDGDPTDG; via the coding sequence ATGCCGTTCAACCACAACGACCACTACCACCCACTGCTGCTGGACCTGCTGCCGCCGGGACCCGGGATCGCGCTGGACGTCGGCTGCGGCACCGGCCGGTTCGCCCGGCGGCTGGCCGCGACCGGCATGGCGGTGGAGGCGGTCGACGTCTCGGCGGCGATGGTCGCGGCGGCGGCCGGGCTGGGGTCGCCGGGGCCGGGCGAGATCGTCTACCGGCAGGCCGACGTCACCACCGACCCGCTGCCCGAGGCGCACTACGACTACATCTCGTGCCTGGCGTCGCTGCACCACATGCCGTTCGAGACGGTCGCCAAGCTGCGCCGCGCACTGGTGCCGGGCGGCGTGCTCGTGGTGCTCGGCCTGGCGAAGCCGAGCACGCCGGCGGACTGGGCGAAGGTGGTCGCGGCGGTCCCGGTCAACGCGCTCGCGCGGCTGGTCGTCTACGCCGGCGAACGGCTGAACGGCGGCCCCGAGGAGGGCCCGAAGGCCCCGGTCGTCGACGACTACCCGACGCTGGCCGAGCTGCGCCGCGAGTCGGCCCGGCTACTCCCCGGGAGCACGGTCCGGTCGTTGCTGTTCTGGCGCACCTTGATCACTTACCGTGAGCACGGCGACGGTGACCCGACTGACGGGTGA
- a CDS encoding SGNH/GDSL hydrolase family protein, translating into MRTTRLLVAVLSAAVLLTATAAAASAAGTVHHYVALGDSYTSGPFIPLQRSDPLGCGRSTANYPSILAATLKPGVFTDVSCAGATTASMTAPQPVAFNATNPPQLNALRLDTDLVTLGIGGNDFDLFGRLLATCPGLRAGAPAGNPCEQHFTVNGVETVPMAVTAIQPRIEAVLAAIHQRSPGARVIVVGYPRIAPDTGSCPDVLPFADGDYAWLNRVESDLNAALAAAAANTAAEYVDTFGPSTGHDACARGGAAWINGKDPNIFAAAAYHPFQAGMAGAAAAVLKALT; encoded by the coding sequence ATGCGCACCACCCGGCTGCTCGTCGCTGTCCTTTCGGCAGCCGTCCTGCTCACCGCCACCGCGGCCGCCGCGTCGGCGGCCGGGACTGTCCACCACTACGTCGCCCTCGGCGATTCCTACACCTCCGGGCCGTTCATCCCGCTGCAGCGGTCCGACCCGCTCGGGTGCGGGCGGTCGACGGCGAACTACCCGTCGATCCTCGCGGCGACGCTGAAACCCGGCGTGTTCACCGACGTCAGCTGCGCCGGGGCGACCACGGCCTCGATGACCGCGCCGCAGCCGGTGGCGTTCAACGCCACGAACCCCCCGCAGCTGAACGCCCTGCGCCTCGACACGGACCTGGTCACCCTCGGCATCGGCGGCAACGACTTCGACCTCTTCGGCCGGCTGCTGGCGACCTGCCCGGGACTGCGCGCGGGCGCCCCGGCCGGCAACCCCTGCGAGCAGCACTTCACGGTCAACGGCGTCGAGACGGTGCCGATGGCCGTCACCGCCATCCAGCCGCGGATCGAGGCCGTTCTGGCCGCGATCCACCAGCGCTCGCCCGGGGCCCGGGTGATCGTCGTCGGCTACCCGCGGATCGCCCCGGACACCGGGTCGTGCCCGGACGTCCTCCCGTTCGCCGACGGCGACTACGCCTGGCTCAACCGCGTCGAGAGCGATCTCAACGCGGCCCTCGCCGCCGCCGCGGCGAACACCGCCGCGGAGTACGTCGACACCTTCGGCCCGTCGACCGGCCACGACGCCTGCGCCCGCGGCGGGGCGGCGTGGATCAACGGCAAGGACCCGAACATCTTCGCGGCGGCCGCCTACCACCCGTTCCAAGCCGGGATGGCCGGCGCCGCCGCGGCCGTGCTCAAGGCGCTGACCTGA
- a CDS encoding alpha/beta fold hydrolase: MPEVTLEDTVVHYDRTGDGPALLLLHGTAASREQWAPLTAQADGFTVLAPDFPGSGRTTDDGGPITVEALAAQAEAVLDDAGFDTAHVVGHSLGGVVAAQLAGTRPRRVRSAVLHAAWPATDVRQDAEFRYWLDLLETGTFARMLPLMAFGPRYWEQATAESNEQLVKTLETVIQPGADRQIEADRAVDLRPVLGRITAPVLVLGSAHDRIVTADQQRALVAAIPDARAAEIDAGHGAPAELPDEFARLVLGFVRSAP, encoded by the coding sequence ATGCCGGAAGTGACGCTCGAAGACACCGTCGTCCACTACGACCGGACCGGCGACGGCCCCGCGCTGCTCCTGCTGCACGGCACCGCCGCCTCCCGCGAACAGTGGGCACCGCTGACCGCGCAGGCGGACGGCTTCACCGTGCTGGCCCCGGACTTCCCCGGCTCCGGCCGGACCACCGACGACGGCGGCCCGATCACCGTCGAAGCCCTCGCCGCCCAGGCCGAAGCCGTCCTGGACGACGCCGGGTTCGACACCGCCCACGTCGTCGGGCACTCGCTCGGCGGGGTCGTCGCGGCCCAGCTGGCCGGTACCCGCCCGCGCCGCGTCCGGAGCGCCGTCCTGCACGCCGCCTGGCCCGCGACCGACGTCCGGCAGGACGCCGAGTTCCGCTACTGGCTGGACCTGCTGGAGACCGGGACCTTCGCCCGCATGCTGCCGCTGATGGCCTTCGGGCCGCGGTACTGGGAACAGGCCACCGCGGAGAGCAACGAACAGCTCGTCAAGACGCTCGAGACGGTGATCCAGCCCGGCGCGGACCGGCAGATCGAAGCCGACCGCGCCGTCGACCTGCGGCCGGTGCTCGGCCGGATCACCGCGCCGGTGCTGGTGCTCGGCAGCGCGCACGACCGGATCGTCACCGCGGACCAGCAGCGTGCGCTGGTCGCCGCGATCCCGGACGCGCGCGCCGCCGAGATCGACGCGGGGCACGGTGCCCCGGCCGAACTGCCGGACGAGTTCGCCCGGCTCGTGCTGGGCTTCGTCAGGTCAGCGCCTTGA
- a CDS encoding alpha/beta fold hydrolase, which yields MPITEVNGTRLHYEDDGTGPALLLLHGWGTSGRVWGSCLPDLVRDHRVVTLDWRGCGRSDRPAEGNTIAQITADLTRLVETLEIEPTVVGSSIGGLFATELGLKRPDLVDHVVAVGSPGYWPGTGMLDQVLSLRGQLVDDRAGTLAGWVPGWFAPGAARELVDWTLRQLLDSGTYIDALFTECTTYDPRPRLKDLKTPITYLHGELDAQIPLEVPRTCAAETPGARVHVLAGCGHLPHQENPRAFTAALREIV from the coding sequence ATGCCGATCACGGAAGTCAACGGAACCCGCCTCCACTACGAAGACGACGGCACCGGCCCGGCCCTGCTGCTCCTGCACGGCTGGGGGACCAGCGGCCGCGTCTGGGGCTCGTGCCTGCCCGACCTCGTGCGCGACCACCGCGTCGTCACCCTCGACTGGCGCGGGTGCGGCCGCTCCGACCGCCCCGCCGAAGGCAACACCATCGCGCAGATCACCGCCGACCTCACCCGGCTGGTCGAAACGCTGGAGATCGAGCCCACCGTCGTCGGGTCCAGCATCGGTGGCCTCTTCGCCACCGAACTCGGCCTGAAGCGGCCGGACCTGGTCGACCACGTCGTCGCCGTCGGCAGTCCCGGGTACTGGCCGGGCACCGGCATGCTCGACCAAGTCCTCAGCCTGCGCGGACAGCTCGTCGACGACCGGGCGGGCACGCTGGCGGGCTGGGTGCCGGGCTGGTTCGCACCCGGCGCCGCGCGCGAGCTCGTCGACTGGACGCTCCGCCAGCTGCTCGACTCCGGCACCTACATCGACGCCCTGTTCACCGAATGCACCACCTACGACCCACGGCCGCGGCTGAAGGACCTGAAGACCCCGATCACCTACCTGCACGGCGAGCTCGACGCCCAGATCCCCCTGGAGGTGCCGCGCACCTGCGCCGCGGAAACGCCCGGCGCCCGCGTGCACGTCCTCGCCGGCTGCGGGCACCTGCCGCACCAGGAAAACCCGCGCGCGTTCACCGCCGCTCTGCGAGAGATCGTCTGA
- a CDS encoding LysR family transcriptional regulator, translating to MNGGRSVELRQLRYFVTVAEELHFGRAAERLHIVQPAVSQQIRRLERSLGVTLFSRTTRSVVLTEAGQRFLPEAREVLAAARRAAESVASLRDVRLLRLGTSEGLGDRLDALLRAFARVSPSTSLELVHAPTLQRLQRVRDGSLDATIVRGPWPSSGLDLTPLWMDEVFVALPASHPLASSSVVSFASLASLPARLSPPSRNQPLYDLVVSCCREAGFEPVLGPDFTTAQDTLGTLGFGRPHWTVFYRAHANLLPVPGVAFRPLKEPTPRMQTYLATPSDRRVTAEVVALIEAARATETG from the coding sequence ATGAATGGGGGCCGGTCGGTGGAGCTGCGCCAGCTGAGGTACTTCGTGACGGTGGCGGAGGAACTGCACTTCGGCCGCGCGGCGGAGCGCCTGCACATCGTCCAGCCTGCGGTGAGCCAGCAGATCCGGCGGCTGGAGCGGTCGCTGGGCGTGACGTTGTTTTCCCGCACGACGCGTTCGGTGGTCTTGACGGAGGCGGGGCAGCGGTTCCTGCCGGAGGCACGGGAGGTGCTGGCGGCGGCGCGCCGGGCGGCAGAGTCGGTGGCATCGCTGCGCGACGTCCGGTTGCTGCGGCTCGGCACGAGCGAGGGTCTGGGTGACCGGTTGGATGCGCTGCTTCGCGCGTTCGCCCGGGTTTCTCCTTCGACTTCGTTGGAGCTGGTTCACGCGCCGACTCTTCAGCGGTTGCAGCGAGTGCGGGACGGATCCCTGGACGCGACCATCGTGCGGGGTCCCTGGCCTTCGTCCGGGCTCGACTTGACTCCGTTGTGGATGGACGAGGTGTTCGTGGCTTTGCCCGCGTCCCACCCGCTGGCTTCGTCTTCTGTGGTTTCCTTCGCTTCACTGGCTTCGCTTCCCGCGCGGCTGAGTCCGCCGTCGCGGAACCAGCCGCTGTACGACCTGGTGGTTTCGTGTTGCCGGGAGGCGGGGTTCGAGCCGGTGCTGGGACCGGACTTCACGACGGCGCAGGACACGTTGGGAACGCTGGGGTTCGGCCGTCCACACTGGACGGTGTTCTACCGGGCGCACGCGAACCTGCTGCCGGTGCCGGGGGTGGCCTTCCGGCCGTTGAAAGAGCCGACGCCCCGAATGCAGACGTACCTGGCGACGCCTTCGGACCGTCGGGTGACGGCCGAGGTGGTGGCGTTGATCGAAGCAGCGCGGGCGACCGAGACCGGTTGA
- a CDS encoding valine--tRNA ligase, which yields MTENAPQQTTDLPGAWDPAAEEAPMYDRWVAAGYFTADASSEKPPFSIVLPPPNVTGSLHMGHALNHTLMDAMSRRRRMQGYEVLWLPGMDHAGIATQNVVERQLAGEGLSRHDLGREKFVERVWEWKAEYGGKILGQMKRLGDGVDWSRERFTMDENLSKAVQTVFKNFFDEGLIYRAERIINWCPRCQTALSDIEVDHNDDDGELVSIRYGDGDNAIVVATTRAETMLGDTAVAVHPDDERYAHLVGTEVELPLTGRRIPIVADKHVDPEFGTGAVKVTPAHDPNDFEIGRRHDLPMLTIMNERAEITAPGPFEGLDRFEARPAIVAALRELGRIVAEKRPYVHAVGHCSRCDTVVEPRLSLQWWVKVEQLAKLAGDAVRDGRTKIHPPELGKRYFDWVDNMHDWTISRQLWWGHRIPVYYGPDGEVVCVGPDEQPPTGEGWTQDPDVLDTWFSSGLWPMSTLGWPSSSEDLAKFYPTSVLSTGYDILFFWVVRMMMFGVHQMHGAQPFDHVYLHGLIRDAQGKKMSKSRGNVIDPLEWMDAYGADATRFTLARGANPGADMALADEWAAGSRNFCTKLWNATKFAMMNGASVASPLPEASSLTEADRWILGRLGALVSEVDGLFEEFQFAKVAGALYQFTWNELCDWYLELAKVQLYQGDDARVAATRAVLGHVLDTVLRLLHPFIPFITEKLWTALTGGESLVIASWPSASPGYADPVADARIADVQKLVTEIRRFRADQGLKPGQKVAARLAGYAGGHEDAVRSLVRLTPPADDFAASASLEVALADGVVTVELDLSGTVDVAAERKRLEKDLAAARKELTQTEAKLGNEAFIAKAPEQVVAKIKTRKETAEADIDRITARLAALPAS from the coding sequence GTGACCGAGAACGCTCCGCAGCAGACCACCGACCTTCCGGGTGCCTGGGACCCGGCCGCCGAGGAAGCACCGATGTACGACCGCTGGGTAGCGGCCGGGTACTTCACGGCCGACGCCTCGTCGGAGAAGCCGCCGTTCTCGATCGTACTGCCGCCGCCGAACGTCACCGGTTCGCTGCACATGGGGCACGCCCTCAACCACACCCTGATGGACGCGATGAGCCGCCGCCGTCGCATGCAGGGCTACGAGGTGCTGTGGCTGCCGGGCATGGACCACGCCGGCATCGCGACGCAGAACGTCGTCGAGCGCCAGCTGGCGGGTGAGGGCCTTTCGCGCCACGACCTGGGCCGCGAGAAGTTCGTCGAGCGCGTCTGGGAGTGGAAGGCCGAGTACGGCGGCAAGATCCTCGGCCAGATGAAGCGCCTCGGCGACGGCGTCGATTGGTCGCGCGAGCGCTTCACCATGGACGAGAACCTGTCCAAGGCCGTCCAGACGGTGTTCAAGAACTTCTTCGACGAGGGCCTGATCTACCGGGCCGAGCGGATCATCAACTGGTGCCCCCGCTGCCAGACGGCGCTGTCGGACATCGAGGTCGACCACAACGACGACGACGGCGAGCTCGTCTCGATCCGCTACGGCGACGGCGACAACGCGATCGTGGTGGCGACGACACGCGCGGAGACGATGCTGGGCGACACCGCGGTCGCCGTCCACCCGGACGACGAGCGGTACGCGCACCTGGTCGGCACCGAGGTCGAGCTGCCGCTGACCGGCCGCCGCATCCCGATCGTGGCCGACAAGCACGTCGACCCGGAGTTCGGCACCGGTGCGGTCAAGGTCACCCCGGCGCACGACCCCAACGACTTCGAGATCGGCCGCCGCCACGACCTGCCGATGCTGACGATCATGAACGAGCGCGCGGAGATCACCGCGCCGGGGCCGTTCGAGGGCCTCGACCGGTTCGAGGCGCGCCCGGCGATCGTCGCGGCGCTGCGCGAGCTGGGCCGGATCGTCGCGGAGAAGCGGCCGTACGTGCACGCGGTCGGGCACTGCTCGCGGTGCGACACGGTGGTCGAGCCGCGGCTGTCGCTGCAGTGGTGGGTCAAGGTCGAGCAGCTGGCCAAGCTGGCCGGCGACGCGGTCCGCGACGGCCGGACGAAGATCCACCCGCCGGAGCTGGGCAAGCGGTACTTCGACTGGGTCGACAACATGCACGACTGGACGATCTCGCGCCAGCTGTGGTGGGGCCACCGCATCCCGGTGTACTACGGCCCGGACGGGGAAGTCGTGTGCGTCGGCCCGGACGAGCAGCCGCCGACGGGTGAGGGCTGGACGCAGGACCCGGACGTGCTGGACACGTGGTTCTCGTCGGGCCTGTGGCCGATGTCGACGCTGGGCTGGCCGTCGTCGTCGGAGGACCTGGCCAAGTTCTACCCGACGAGCGTGCTCTCGACGGGCTACGACATCCTGTTCTTCTGGGTGGTCCGGATGATGATGTTCGGCGTGCACCAGATGCACGGCGCGCAGCCGTTCGACCACGTGTACCTGCACGGCCTGATCCGCGACGCGCAGGGCAAGAAGATGTCGAAGTCGCGCGGCAACGTGATCGACCCGCTGGAGTGGATGGACGCGTACGGCGCGGACGCGACCCGGTTCACCCTGGCCCGCGGCGCCAACCCGGGCGCGGACATGGCACTGGCCGACGAGTGGGCGGCGGGCTCCCGCAACTTCTGCACGAAGCTGTGGAACGCGACGAAGTTCGCGATGATGAACGGCGCTTCGGTCGCTTCGCCGTTGCCGGAGGCTTCTTCTCTGACGGAGGCGGACCGCTGGATCCTCGGCCGCCTCGGCGCACTGGTGTCCGAAGTGGACGGCCTGTTCGAGGAGTTCCAGTTCGCGAAGGTGGCGGGCGCGCTCTACCAGTTCACCTGGAACGAGCTGTGCGACTGGTACTTGGAGCTGGCGAAGGTCCAGCTGTACCAGGGAGATGACGCTCGGGTCGCCGCAACGCGCGCTGTCCTCGGCCACGTGCTGGACACGGTGCTGCGGTTGCTGCACCCGTTCATCCCGTTCATCACGGAGAAGCTCTGGACGGCCCTGACCGGCGGCGAGTCGCTGGTGATCGCTTCGTGGCCTTCCGCTTCGCCGGGTTACGCCGACCCGGTCGCGGACGCCCGGATCGCGGACGTCCAGAAGCTGGTGACGGAGATCCGCAGGTTCCGCGCGGACCAGGGCCTGAAGCCGGGCCAGAAGGTGGCGGCGCGCCTGGCGGGTTACGCGGGTGGCCACGAGGACGCGGTCCGTTCGCTGGTCCGGTTGACCCCGCCGGCCGACGACTTCGCGGCGAGCGCCTCGCTGGAGGTGGCCCTGGCGGACGGCGTGGTGACGGTGGAGCTGGACCTGTCGGGAACGGTCGACGTCGCGGCGGAGCGCAAGCGCCTCGAGAAGGACCTGGCGGCGGCCCGGAAGGAGCTGACCCAGACGGAGGCGAAGCTCGGCAACGAGGCGTTCATCGCGAAGGCCCCGGAGCAGGTGGTGGCGAAGATCAAGACCCGCAAGGAAACGGCGGAGGCGGACATCGACCGCATCACGGCCCGCTTGGCGGCGCTGCCGGCTTCCTGA